The nucleotide sequence CCAGCCCCGACATCCTGGGCATCACCTACGGCGCCGCGGCGGGAGCCGTGGCCGGCACCGCGCTGTGGGGTCTGCGGGGCACGGCCGTGTCCTGGACCGCCCTGGCCGGGGCGCTGCTCGCCGCGGCCCTCATCGCCACCGCCTCGGTGCGGCTGCGCACCGGGGGGATCGTGGGCGAGCGCTTCCTGCTCGCCGGCATCGGCGTGGCCGCGCTCGCCCAGGCCCTCACCGCGGCCCTGCTGGCACGGCTGTCCCTGAACTCCGCCCAGGACGCCGCCCTCTGGACCGCGGGCTCCCTCAACGCCGCCACGTGGGACCGGATCACGGTCCTCGGGGCGTGCCTGCTGCTGGCCGTGCCCGCGGCCGTGGCCGTGCACCGCGCGCTCGAGCCCGCCGAGCTCGGCCCGGAGCTGGCGGCCGGGCTCGGGGCGCGCCCGGCGCGCAGCCGGGCCCTCGCCCTGGGCCTGGGCGTGCTGCTGGCCGCCGTGGCCACGGCCTCGACCGGCCCGCTCGCCTTCGTGGCGCTCATGTCCACCCCGGTGGCCACCGCCCTGACCCGCGGGCGGACCTCGATCGTGGCGTGCGCCCTCGTGGGCGCCGTGGTCGTGGTGGTCGCCGACGCCGTCGGCGCGGGCCTGGTGGCGCAGGTGCAGCTGCCGGCCGGTGTGGTCACGGGCGCCGTGGGCGCCCCCGTGATGCTGTGGCTGCTCGTGCGGCAGCGGAGAGGAGCCCTGGCATGAGCCCCGAGCTGCGCGACGACGTGCGCCCCGGCCTGCGCCCCGTGGAGGAGCCCGTGGCGGACCCCGGCGCCGGCGTCCCCGCGTTCCGGATGCGCGGCCTGTCCCTGGGCTACCAGGACCGCACCGTGGTGCGGGAGGTGGACCTCGACATCCCGCACGGGGCCACCACCGTGCTCATCGGCGCCAACGGCTGCGGCAAGACCACGCTGCTCAAGGGCCTGTCCCGGCAGCTGCGCCCGCTCGCCGGCACGCTCGAGGCGGACGGCCGCGGCGTGCGCGAGTGGCACGCCCGCCAGTACGCCCGCTCGGTCAGCCTCCTGCCGCAGTCGCCCGTGGTCCCGGAGGGCCTGACCGTCGCCGAGCTCGTGGAGCGCGGACGGCACCCGCACCGCCGGTGGTGGGGCGCCCCCTCCCCCGACGACGACGCGGCCGTGGCCCGGGCGATGGAGCTCACCGAGCTCACGGCCCTGGCCGCGCGCCCCGTGGAGGAGCTCTCCGGCGGGCAGCGCCAGCGGGTCTGGATCGCCCTGACCCTGGCCCAGCGCGCCCGCACGATGCTCCTCGACGAGCCCACCTCCTACCTCGACCTGGCGCACCAGGTGGACCTGCTGGACATGCTCCGGGGGCTGGAGCAC is from Kocuria rosea and encodes:
- a CDS encoding ABC transporter ATP-binding protein translates to MSPELRDDVRPGLRPVEEPVADPGAGVPAFRMRGLSLGYQDRTVVREVDLDIPHGATTVLIGANGCGKTTLLKGLSRQLRPLAGTLEADGRGVREWHARQYARSVSLLPQSPVVPEGLTVAELVERGRHPHRRWWGAPSPDDDAAVARAMELTELTALAARPVEELSGGQRQRVWIALTLAQRARTMLLDEPTSYLDLAHQVDLLDMLRGLEHPDGPGAGRATVVAVLHELNLAARVADRLVAMAAGRIVAVGTPAEVLTPELLAEVFGLRADVARDPVGGRPVVLPRGRAREGSHPVPPAAPVALEPAPRAAAEIGRTLP
- a CDS encoding FecCD family ABC transporter permease; translated protein: MTGAVLTPAPAAPAEPGAAELVRGVRRDRTRRTRRAVALLALALLAALAVRVLLGRYTVTVPDFFAILAGEQIPGASFIVLQEKLPRAVLGALAGTALGCSGALFRRVLRNPLASPDILGITYGAAAGAVAGTALWGLRGTAVSWTALAGALLAAALIATASVRLRTGGIVGERFLLAGIGVAALAQALTAALLARLSLNSAQDAALWTAGSLNAATWDRITVLGACLLLAVPAAVAVHRALEPAELGPELAAGLGARPARSRALALGLGVLLAAVATASTGPLAFVALMSTPVATALTRGRTSIVACALVGAVVVVVADAVGAGLVAQVQLPAGVVTGAVGAPVMLWLLVRQRRGALA